The Paraburkholderia sp. PREW-6R genomic interval TGCATTCCAGCCGCCGCCCAGATCTTCCCGCCCCTTGATGCCCCAGCGGCTGCCCGACAGATTGCCGCTGCTCAGCGCGATGTTGGAGTGTCCGCTTTGTCCGTTGTCATGACCGGCGGCGCCGGTGCGCTCATTGCTGCGGTACGTGACGCCCGCGTCCACGATGCCGTACAGCGTGACAGAACTCTGCGCGGACGCGATGCCCGTGACCGACAACAAGAGGGGTGCAGCTAACCAATGCTTTTTCATCTTTAGTAGTAGTGTGGTTGATACGTCTTGCTCAGGTCGCCTTAATGGCGATCTCTCTTTTTTCCGCGCGCACGCAGGCTGCTCCCAAACGACGGAGCAGCCTGCGCGAAACGAGGGACTAGTGGTTCAGCGAAGCGCCAGGCGGCATTTCCGGCGCCCGCACGACGACCGTCTTGCGCACTTTGGCGACCTCGTCCGCGCTGATGGAAGGGGCCTGATTGCCCCAGCTATTGCGCAGGAAGTTGGTCACGTCGGCGACTTGCTGATCGTTCAGACGCCAGCCGAAGGCCGGCATCGTAAACGAAGAAGGCGCGGTCCTGGTGCTTTCGAGTGCGCTGCCGGTGAGCACCACATGGATCAGCGAAGTCGCGTCGTGGCCTTGCACGACCGGATTGCCACCCAATGCCGGAAACGCACGGTTGTACCCGCGCCCGTCGCTGCGGTGGCAGGCCATGCAGTTGTCGCGATAGACGCCCGCGCCCGGCGCTGAGGCGTCGCCGGTGCGCAATGCGTGCGCCGTCGTATCGTCGTACACGTACGCCTTTTCCTGCGCGTCGGTGGAAGGCAATGTCTTCAGATAACGGGCGATGGCCGTGAGGTCGGCGTCGCTCATGTGCTGCATGCTGTGCTGCACGACATCCGTCATGCCGCCGAATGCCGCACTATGCTGTGTACGGCCGGTCTTCAGGAACTGCACGATGTCGGTCTCGCTCCAGCTGCCGAGGCCGGTGCGCGGATTGCCGCGCAGGCTCGTTGGAATCCAGCCGTCGATCGTTGCGCCGCCCGCCAGAAACGCGGTGCCGTCGAGATCGCTCAACGCGCGTTCCTGCATGGTTGCCGCACGCGGCGTGTGGCATGCGCCGCAATGCCCGAGACCTTGCACGAGGTACGCGCCACGTGCGACGACCGGGTCGGCGTAATGCCGCGCGTCGAACGCAGCAGGCGTGGGGGCGAACGCGTGACGCCAGATGCCGAGCGGCCAGCGCATCGAAAGCGGCCAGACGATGTCGACCGCCTTGTTCGGCTGCTTTACCGGCGCGACGCCCTGCGTGAAGTATGCATACAGCGCGTGCATGTCGTCTTCACTCAAGCGCGCATACGACGGATAAGGCATTGCCGGATACAACGTGTCGCCATTCGGCCTGACGCCCGCTCGCACTGCACGGTCGAACTGCTCGAAGGTCCACGATCCGATGCCGGTGTCGTGGTCCGGTGTGATGTTGGTCGAGTAGATCGCGCCGATCGGCGTGTCGAATTTCAGGCCACCCGCAAAAGGTTTGCCGGACTTCGCCGTATGACATGCAATGCAATCGCCGGCCCGCGCGAGGTATTCGCCATGCGCGATCAGCGCCGTGCCGGATGCGCCTGCCTGGGCGGGTGCAGCGATGACTGCCGATGCGGTGGCCGCTGGGGTGTCCGCCGCTGTGCCCGCACGCGCGCAGAGCGGCATGGTCAGCGCAGCCAGAGCGGCCAATGCGGCCAGCGCAGGCGCCGCCGCGCACGACAACGCGGTGCCTACGCGTTTGACGGCACGCAGCGGCTGTTTAATGTTGTTCTTCTTCATACGCTCACCAGCGGCCCGGGGTTCTTCAGATATTGCGTGCGGATTGCCCGCGCCGACCAGTAGGCAAGCGCCGCCACGAGGCCGGTCGGGTTATAGCCGATGCCCTGTGGAAACGCCGACGCGCCCATCACGAATACGTTGTGCACATCCCAGCTTTGCAGATAGCGGTTCAGCACGCTGGTCTTCGGGTCGGTGCCCATGATCGCGCCGCCCACCAGATGCGTGGTCTGATAGCGGCGCGAATCGAAGTGCGCGCCGAATTCCCGCGTGTACACATTGATTGCCTTTGGACCCATCTGTTGCGCGATCTTGTGCATCTGACCGGTCACATAGCGCGCCATCCTGATGTCGTTGTCCTTCCAGTCGAACGTCATGCGCAGCAGCGGCTGGCCGTATGAATCGCGATAAGTCGGATCGAGGTCGAGGAACACGTCGCGGTACGACATGTTCGAGCCGTGCGCGTCCATTGAGATGGTGTGGGCGTAATGGTCCTTCACCGACTTCTTCCACTGTGCGCCCCAGTTCGGCGTGCCGGCCGGCGTCGCAATGCCGCTGATCGGTTTGGTGCCGGCCTGGTTCACCCACAACGGCGAGCCGCCGACAAAACCTGCTGGTCCGTGATCGAAATTGTCGGCATTGAAGTCGTCCACTGCGACGCCATTGCCGCCCGCGCCGATGAATGGATTCGTGAACGTGTCCTTGTCGAAGAACGCGGTGATGGTCGAGAGATTCTGATAAGCGAAATTGCGGCCGACCACCCCTTCGCCCGACACCGGGTCGTATGGTTTGCCGATGCCCGACAGCAGAAGCAGATGCACGTTGTGATACTGGAACGCCGCGACGATCACGAGATCGGCGGGCTGGAACACTTCATTGCCGGCCGGATCGACATACGTGACCCCTTTGGCGCGTTTTTTGGTGTCGTCGAGTTCGACGCGCAGCACGTGGCAGCGAGAGCGGAGTTCGAAGTTCGGCAGTGGCTTTAGCGCAGGCAGAATGTTGAGATTCGGCGACGCCTTCGAATACATGTAGCACGCGTAGCCGCTGCAGAAT includes:
- a CDS encoding GMC family oxidoreductase — protein: MSTQTKPHVDAVIVGFGWTGAILAKELTEAGLNVVALERGEYRDTYPDGAYPNTIDELTYSVRKKLFLDLSKTTVSIRHNVGETALPYRQLAAFLPGEGVGGAGLHWSGVHFRITPEELRLKSHYEERYGKNFIPQGMTIQDYGVSYEELEPHFDFAEKVFGTSGQAYKVNGKVVGDGNVFEAPRSNNFPLAAQMNTYSAERFGKAARELGLHPYRLPSANTSGPYTNPYGVQMGPCNFCGFCSGYACYMYSKASPNLNILPALKPLPNFELRSRCHVLRVELDDTKKRAKGVTYVDPAGNEVFQPADLVIVAAFQYHNVHLLLLSGIGKPYDPVSGEGVVGRNFAYQNLSTITAFFDKDTFTNPFIGAGGNGVAVDDFNADNFDHGPAGFVGGSPLWVNQAGTKPISGIATPAGTPNWGAQWKKSVKDHYAHTISMDAHGSNMSYRDVFLDLDPTYRDSYGQPLLRMTFDWKDNDIRMARYVTGQMHKIAQQMGPKAINVYTREFGAHFDSRRYQTTHLVGGAIMGTDPKTSVLNRYLQSWDVHNVFVMGASAFPQGIGYNPTGLVAALAYWSARAIRTQYLKNPGPLVSV
- a CDS encoding cytochrome c; the protein is MPLCARAGTAADTPAATASAVIAAPAQAGASGTALIAHGEYLARAGDCIACHTAKSGKPFAGGLKFDTPIGAIYSTNITPDHDTGIGSWTFEQFDRAVRAGVRPNGDTLYPAMPYPSYARLSEDDMHALYAYFTQGVAPVKQPNKAVDIVWPLSMRWPLGIWRHAFAPTPAAFDARHYADPVVARGAYLVQGLGHCGACHTPRAATMQERALSDLDGTAFLAGGATIDGWIPTSLRGNPRTGLGSWSETDIVQFLKTGRTQHSAAFGGMTDVVQHSMQHMSDADLTAIARYLKTLPSTDAQEKAYVYDDTTAHALRTGDASAPGAGVYRDNCMACHRSDGRGYNRAFPALGGNPVVQGHDATSLIHVVLTGSALESTRTAPSSFTMPAFGWRLNDQQVADVTNFLRNSWGNQAPSISADEVAKVRKTVVVRAPEMPPGASLNH